One window of Propionispora vibrioides genomic DNA carries:
- a CDS encoding glycosyltransferase family 2 protein has translation MEEANEVPQSSISISLCMIVKNEEKVLGRCLESVAGIADEIIVVDTGSTDRTQEIAGQFTASVHHFQWIHDFSAARNFAFSLATKDYILWLDADDIFLPEDRSKFLQLKYAPLDPAIDTITMLYNLSHDQYGKVTSQLRRNRLVKRSNNFQWVGAVHEYLAVAGQAFHSDIAVTHSPLEHDADRNLLIYEERQKKGEIFSPRDLYYFANELLDHQLYNRAIEYYQRFLATKQGWVEDNIGACGKLADSFYHLSDPENQLKYIFTSFTYDTPRADFCCRLGFHFLQANQLLQAIFWYKTATQLEQPSETWGLVNYSCRTWLPHLQLCVCYSRIGKYQLAHEHNEQAAKYMPDDPRIAHNRKFLRSFIEPQPETVD, from the coding sequence GTGGAAGAAGCAAATGAAGTGCCGCAATCATCAATCAGCATTAGTCTTTGCATGATTGTTAAAAATGAAGAGAAGGTGTTAGGCCGCTGCCTGGAATCAGTAGCCGGTATTGCTGATGAAATCATCGTTGTCGATACCGGTTCTACTGACCGTACCCAGGAAATTGCCGGTCAGTTTACCGCTTCGGTTCACCATTTCCAATGGATCCATGATTTTTCCGCAGCCAGGAACTTCGCGTTTAGTCTGGCCACCAAAGACTATATTCTCTGGCTAGATGCCGATGATATTTTTTTACCGGAAGACCGAAGCAAATTCTTGCAATTAAAATATGCACCGTTAGACCCTGCTATTGACACCATCACCATGCTGTATAACCTATCCCACGATCAATATGGCAAGGTGACCTCCCAACTCCGCCGCAATCGTCTGGTAAAACGGTCCAATAACTTCCAATGGGTCGGTGCCGTTCATGAATATTTGGCGGTTGCAGGCCAGGCTTTCCACAGTGACATAGCAGTTACACACAGTCCCCTGGAACATGATGCGGACCGCAATCTTCTCATTTATGAGGAACGGCAAAAAAAAGGTGAAATATTTTCACCCCGTGACTTATATTATTTTGCCAATGAACTGCTTGATCATCAGTTATATAACCGCGCCATCGAATATTATCAGCGCTTTTTAGCCACCAAACAAGGTTGGGTAGAGGATAACATCGGCGCCTGCGGCAAGCTGGCCGACAGCTTCTATCACTTGTCGGACCCGGAAAACCAGCTTAAATATATTTTTACTTCCTTTACTTACGATACACCCAGAGCGGACTTCTGCTGCCGCTTAGGCTTTCATTTCCTGCAGGCCAACCAATTGCTGCAGGCTATCTTCTGGTACAAAACAGCCACGCAGTTGGAACAGCCCTCTGAAACCTGGGGTCTGGTTAATTATAGCTGCAGGACCTGGCTGCCGCATCTCCAACTATGTGTATGTTATTCGCGTATCGGTAAATATCAGTTGGCCCATGAACATAATGAGCAAGCAGCCAAGTATATGCCGGACGATCCCAGAATCGCCCATAACCGGAAATTTTTACGGAGCTTTATTGAACCACAGCCTGAGACAGTCGATTAA
- a CDS encoding exosporium glycoprotein BclB-related protein, with protein sequence TGATGATGATGATGVTGDPGATGATGATGVTGDIGATGATGATGDTGAAGAIGATGVTGATGDTGATGATGATGDTGDTGATGATGATGATGDTGATGATGATGATGATGATGATGDTGATGATGATGATGATGATGATGATGVTGDTGATGATGATGVTGVTGVTGATGVTGDIGATGAGAIIPFASGLPVAISTIAGGLVGTVALIGFGNADNSLSIVGGTIDISGSGGTLNFAFSAPRDGTITSIAGYFSTAAALSLVGSTLTITAELFSSPTPDDVFTATGATVTLAPALTGVLAIGTTSSGITTGLAIPVTAGTRLLLVFSATAAGLSLINTVLGYASAGITIE encoded by the coding sequence ACAGGGGCCACTGGCGCTACCGGGGCTACAGGGGCTACCGGCGTTACCGGTGATCCTGGCGCCACAGGGGCCACTGGCGCTACCGGTGTAACCGGCGATATTGGCGCTACTGGTGCTACTGGCGCAACCGGCGATACCGGTGCTGCTGGGGCTATCGGTGCTACTGGTGTAACTGGGGCTACTGGTGATACTGGGGCTACAGGCGCAACCGGCGCTACTGGTGATACCGGTGATACCGGGGCTACTGGCGCTACCGGCGCAACCGGTGCAACCGGTGATACCGGGGCTACTGGGGCTACCGGCGCTACTGGTGCTACAGGCGCAACCGGCGCTACTGGTGCAACCGGTGATACCGGGGCTACTGGGGCTACCGGCGCTACTGGTGCTACTGGTGCTACTGGTGCTACAGGCGCAACCGGCGCTACTGGTGTAACTGGCGACACTGGGGCTACTGGCGCGACCGGTGCTACGGGCGTAACCGGCGTTACAGGCGTTACGGGCGCTACTGGTGTAACTGGCGATATTGGGGCTACCGGCGCAGGGGCTATTATCCCCTTTGCTTCCGGCTTACCTGTTGCCATCAGTACAATTGCCGGCGGTTTGGTAGGTACAGTCGCCCTTATTGGGTTTGGCAATGCCGATAATTCTCTTAGCATTGTCGGTGGAACTATTGACATTTCCGGAAGTGGCGGAACTCTCAACTTTGCTTTTTCCGCTCCCCGTGACGGAACCATTACCTCTATTGCCGGATATTTTAGCACGGCAGCAGCGCTGTCACTTGTCGGTTCAACCCTTACCATTACTGCCGAGCTATTTTCTTCACCGACACCAGATGATGTCTTTACGGCAACAGGTGCTACAGTAACACTGGCACCGGCCTTGACAGGCGTCCTTGCCATTGGCACTACAAGCAGTGGCATTACCACAGGCTTAGCCATTCCGGTGACTGCAGGGACACGTCTACTGTTGGTATTTTCCGCAACGGCTGCAGGCCTATCCCTCATTAATACCGTTCTAGGCTACGCTAGTGCCGGCATCACTATCGAATAA
- a CDS encoding class I SAM-dependent methyltransferase yields the protein MDIITKQSAKLHIGCGRNILPEWINLDCVALPGVDVVFDLDTCAEHGFPFPDDSFDMILASHVLEHIKNPLPLLQELHRVARPDAKAVFAVPYGANDDAFEDPTHVRQYFLNSFGYFSQPFYWRADYGYRGDWQPEQIILAISAEQYAGELAEDIMEDIMTLRNVVLEMTVELRAVKPLREAKKELQQAPEIRYQFV from the coding sequence GTGGACATTATCACTAAACAGTCGGCTAAATTACATATAGGCTGCGGCAGGAATATTCTTCCCGAGTGGATAAATCTTGACTGCGTGGCTTTGCCCGGCGTGGATGTGGTTTTTGATTTAGATACTTGCGCGGAGCATGGATTTCCCTTTCCGGATGATAGCTTTGATATGATATTAGCCAGCCATGTATTGGAACATATAAAAAATCCCCTGCCATTGCTGCAGGAGTTGCACCGGGTGGCCCGGCCTGATGCAAAAGCGGTATTTGCCGTGCCTTATGGCGCTAATGATGATGCTTTTGAAGACCCGACCCATGTCCGGCAGTATTTTTTGAATTCCTTCGGTTATTTTTCTCAGCCTTTTTATTGGCGCGCCGATTACGGCTATCGTGGCGACTGGCAGCCGGAACAAATTATTTTAGCTATTTCCGCCGAACAATACGCGGGAGAATTGGCCGAGGATATTATGGAGGATATTATGACGCTACGTAATGTGGTGCTGGAAATGACGGTAGAGTTGCGGGCGGTGAAACCGCTAAGGGAGGCGAAGAAAGAATTGCAGCAGGCTCCCGAAATCCGGTATCAGTTTGTTTGA